Proteins from a genomic interval of Rhodothermales bacterium:
- a CDS encoding M23 family metallopeptidase has product MFSFLSDFMRSAGQALDVILLDEDGLDAPRRYRLHPSQVIGALVGVSFVLGLFMLLLVVVTPLRGLFPGLATAEMRSEARLNMLRLEALEDSLQAQVDYMTHLRALMMGRVTPDAEAPVSDPDPDQAIAGDPTSADWEDHQRPALNLGSLPIEEGQGLPVALAAGSGLSIPRFPALPPVDGFVTRGFEPRIGHYALDIAVTEGSVVRSLSGGYVVLADWTHDGGYVIAVQHSGGFLSVYKHNQRLLKRVGDRVSAREPIAMSGNTGEVTTGPHLHFELWRDGLAQDPEDYLLAL; this is encoded by the coding sequence ATGTTCTCCTTTCTCAGTGATTTCATGCGTAGTGCCGGCCAGGCGCTCGACGTCATCTTGCTGGATGAGGACGGACTGGACGCGCCGCGACGCTATCGCTTGCATCCTTCTCAGGTGATTGGTGCCTTGGTGGGGGTCTCGTTTGTCCTGGGACTGTTCATGCTCCTGCTGGTGGTCGTAACCCCGCTTCGCGGCCTGTTTCCTGGCCTGGCAACGGCCGAGATGCGTTCGGAGGCTCGCCTGAACATGCTGCGTCTGGAAGCCCTGGAAGACTCGCTGCAGGCTCAGGTCGACTACATGACCCACCTGCGTGCCCTGATGATGGGCCGGGTAACCCCGGATGCCGAGGCGCCCGTGTCTGACCCGGACCCGGATCAGGCGATCGCCGGAGATCCTACCTCTGCCGATTGGGAAGATCACCAGCGCCCGGCCCTCAATCTGGGTTCGCTGCCCATCGAGGAAGGCCAGGGACTGCCCGTGGCGCTTGCCGCCGGGTCAGGATTGTCGATACCACGATTTCCTGCGTTGCCCCCTGTGGATGGTTTTGTGACCAGGGGGTTTGAACCGCGGATCGGACACTATGCCCTGGATATCGCCGTGACCGAAGGGTCGGTGGTACGATCGCTCAGTGGAGGCTACGTCGTCCTGGCAGACTGGACGCATGACGGAGGCTACGTGATTGCAGTCCAGCACTCCGGTGGATTCCTTTCCGTGTACAAGCATAACCAGCGACTCCTGAAAAGAGTCGGGGACCGCGTATCGGCCAGAGAGCCCATCGCCATGTCGGGGAACACGGGCGAAGTCACCACCGGGCCCCACCTTCACTTTGAATTATGGCGGGACGGGTTGGCCCAGGATCCGGAAGACTACCTGCTGGCCTTATAA
- the rpsT gene encoding 30S ribosomal protein S20 has product MPQHKSAAKRVRQDQKKRAANRLHRSRMRTMMKQLRSTENKEEANSLLSDVKAYLDRLSAKRIIHPNKAANYKSALEKQVNAL; this is encoded by the coding sequence ATGCCCCAGCACAAGTCAGCCGCCAAGCGCGTCCGGCAGGATCAGAAGAAGCGTGCAGCAAACCGCCTGCACCGTAGCCGTATGCGTACGATGATGAAGCAGCTCCGCTCCACGGAGAACAAGGAGGAGGCCAACTCCCTGCTCAGCGACGTCAAGGCGTATCTCGATCGTCTGTCGGCCAAGCGGATCATTCATCCGAACAAGGCGGCCAATTACAAGAGCGCTCTCGAGAAGCAGGTCAACGCCCTGTAG
- a CDS encoding AtpZ/AtpI family protein, giving the protein MASPDQKGPAWQAGLRDSSPYLGLGLQLAGAVLVYVAIGYLLDRWLDTSPWFLVAGAVVGMIAFFLQLVRVVRQMNAGSKTSGAGKSYRELDDAAWGRDPWKEKWRDEDPWKDGSGNGGGTERR; this is encoded by the coding sequence TTGGCCAGTCCTGACCAGAAGGGGCCAGCCTGGCAGGCGGGTCTTCGCGATTCGAGCCCGTACCTGGGCCTGGGTCTGCAGTTGGCCGGTGCCGTCCTGGTCTATGTGGCCATCGGCTACCTGCTTGACCGTTGGCTGGATACCTCGCCCTGGTTTCTGGTGGCGGGCGCGGTGGTCGGCATGATCGCCTTCTTTCTGCAGCTCGTGCGGGTGGTCAGGCAAATGAATGCCGGAAGCAAGACGTCGGGCGCCGGCAAGTCTTACCGGGAGCTGGACGATGCCGCCTGGGGTCGGGACCCGTGGAAAGAGAAATGGCGGGATGAGGACCCGTGGAAAGACGGTTCCGGTAACGGAGGAGGTACGGAGCGCCGATAG
- a CDS encoding polymer-forming cytoskeletal protein, protein MAKTQTTPDLSSINLIGEGTELEGTMRASTDVRVNGRVLGDLTVEGKVIVADKGVIDGTLKAKSADVAGKLKGDLVVDDRLLLKSTADIEGNIRTSRLVVEEGAKFEGNCSMGRLDAARKAMMGDGSDTKQKPVIGQS, encoded by the coding sequence ATGGCGAAAACACAGACAACGCCGGACCTCTCCTCGATCAACCTCATCGGTGAGGGCACCGAACTCGAGGGCACGATGCGCGCCAGCACGGACGTGCGTGTCAACGGTCGGGTCCTTGGAGACCTGACGGTTGAGGGCAAGGTGATCGTGGCTGACAAGGGTGTCATAGACGGCACCCTGAAAGCGAAGAGCGCCGATGTTGCCGGCAAGCTGAAGGGAGACCTTGTCGTGGACGACAGGCTGCTGCTGAAGTCCACCGCGGACATTGAGGGCAACATTCGAACGTCGCGTCTGGTGGTGGAGGAAGGGGCCAAATTTGAAGGCAACTGCTCCATGGGTCGCCTGGATGCCGCTCGCAAGGCCATGATGGGCGACGGCAGCGATACGAAGCAGAAACCGGTCATTGGCCAGTCCTGA